A region from the uncultured Macellibacteroides sp. genome encodes:
- the rhaT gene encoding L-rhamnose/proton symporter RhaT: MNVLIGLLIIAIGSMGQSSSYVPIKKVKQWSWESFWLIQGIFAWLFFPYLGAQLAVPENSSLIELWQAGGALKACFYGMLWGIGGLTFGLSMRYLGVALGQSIALGTCAGFGTLLPAVFGGTDLFAGEGLILLLGVCITLAGIAVIGYAGSLRAQRMSEEEKLAAVKEFALTKGLLVALLAGVMSACFNLGLEAGTPVLDKAKELGSSDLFALNPVILLVTMGGFITNAVYCLFQNKKNKTGNDYFKVSGSVLTNNVLFCALAGILWYSQFFGLGMGKSFFSDHPVMLAFSWSILMSLNVIFSNVWGIILKEWKGAGNKTLVVLFAGMLILIFSLVFPNL; encoded by the coding sequence ATGAACGTACTAATCGGTCTGTTGATTATAGCCATCGGAAGTATGGGGCAATCCAGTTCATATGTGCCAATAAAGAAGGTAAAGCAATGGAGTTGGGAAAGCTTCTGGTTGATACAAGGTATATTTGCCTGGCTGTTCTTTCCTTATTTGGGAGCGCAGTTGGCAGTACCCGAAAATTCAAGTCTGATTGAATTGTGGCAGGCCGGAGGAGCTTTAAAGGCTTGCTTTTACGGAATGCTTTGGGGGATTGGAGGATTAACCTTTGGTTTAAGCATGCGTTACCTCGGGGTAGCCTTGGGGCAATCTATCGCCTTGGGAACATGCGCCGGATTCGGAACACTTCTGCCGGCTGTTTTCGGCGGAACAGACTTGTTTGCAGGCGAGGGTTTGATTCTTTTACTTGGAGTTTGCATCACATTGGCCGGAATAGCTGTAATTGGCTATGCAGGTAGTTTGCGTGCGCAGCGAATGAGCGAAGAAGAGAAACTGGCTGCAGTAAAGGAGTTTGCGCTTACCAAAGGATTACTGGTAGCTTTACTGGCAGGGGTTATGAGCGCGTGTTTTAACTTAGGCCTTGAAGCGGGAACTCCTGTTTTGGATAAAGCAAAGGAGCTGGGATCCAGCGATTTGTTTGCTCTCAACCCGGTAATCTTACTGGTTACAATGGGTGGATTTATTACGAATGCAGTTTATTGTCTTTTCCAGAATAAAAAAAATAAAACCGGTAATGATTATTTTAAGGTATCGGGATCGGTCCTGACAAATAATGTTTTATTTTGTGCATTGGCAGGAATCTTGTGGTACTCACAGTTTTTCGGATTGGGCATGGGAAAGAGTTTCTTTTCGGATCATCCGGTAATGCTGGCTTTTTCGTGGAGTATTTTGATGTCGTTAAACGTAATTTTCAGCAATGTGTGGGGAATTATTCTGAAAGAGTGGAAAGGTGCCGGAAACAAAACGCTGGTAGTGTTGTTTGCAGGAATGCTTATTCTTATCTTTTCGCTGGTTTTTCCTAACTTGTAA
- the rhaD gene encoding rhamnulose-1-phosphate aldolase, which yields MIRNNQALMAEIDRICEVAGYLWEKGWAERNGGNISVNITELLTEAEKNLPALAPAIQLQEVMGELGGHVFYVTGTGKRMRYVSLKPFENGSIIRITPDGSAYEIIAEQPIAPTSELPSHLLMHNFLLSNGRKNKVVLHTHPTNLIALSHSPKWLDSAYITRTLWSMIPESRVIVPKGVGIVPYELPGSMKLAYATIKQLEKHDVVLWEKHGLLAVGEDIIECFDAIDTMAKSAEIYLNARTAGFEPLGMTDEQLNELAIAFNLPIS from the coding sequence ATGATTCGAAACAATCAGGCCTTAATGGCCGAAATAGACCGGATATGTGAAGTTGCCGGCTATCTTTGGGAGAAGGGATGGGCAGAACGTAACGGTGGAAACATCTCTGTCAATATAACCGAACTGCTTACCGAAGCAGAAAAGAATTTGCCGGCTTTGGCTCCGGCAATCCAACTGCAGGAAGTAATGGGCGAGTTGGGCGGACATGTTTTTTATGTGACAGGAACTGGTAAGAGAATGCGCTATGTTTCTCTTAAACCGTTCGAGAATGGATCAATTATTCGTATCACACCCGATGGCAGTGCTTACGAAATAATTGCAGAACAACCTATTGCTCCGACTTCAGAGTTGCCTTCGCACTTGTTGATGCATAATTTTCTTCTTTCCAATGGGCGTAAAAATAAAGTGGTTTTACATACGCATCCTACGAATCTTATTGCCTTGTCGCATAGTCCTAAGTGGCTCGATTCGGCCTATATTACACGTACATTGTGGTCAATGATTCCTGAAAGTCGTGTGATTGTTCCCAAAGGTGTGGGAATTGTTCCCTATGAATTACCCGGTTCTATGAAACTTGCTTATGCTACCATCAAACAATTGGAGAAACACGACGTGGTTCTTTGGGAAAAACATGGATTGCTGGCAGTGGGAGAAGATATTATTGAGTGCTTCGATGCAATTGATACAATGGCAAAATCGGCAGAAATTTATCTGAACGCAAGAACGGCCGGATTTGAACCTCTGGGTATGACAGACGAACAGTTAAACGAATTGGCGATAGCTTTTAATTTACCAATATCTTAA
- a CDS encoding alpha-L-rhamnosidase C-terminal domain-containing protein, whose translation MKIFSLLASLIFLTFSIQGHSQLPPVWNTVHAESLQKDQRARTYLPPTRIVWKSHDGNDLIAGEENLLHAGNGQTDLSNSRICVMKSTSTEYPSIILDFGKELQGGIQFVTGMPGSQKPVNIRVRFGESVSETMSDVGIKGATNDHAMRDFNLALSWLGVREVGNSGFRFVRIDLLDPETELQLKEVRAIFTYRDIEYKGSFRCSDERLNKIWMTGAYTVHLNMQEYLWDGIKRDRLVWVGDMHPEIMTINSVFGYNEVVPKSLDLIRDITPLPQWMNGISSYSIWWLLIQHDWYLYQGDKAYLKEQQPYLSGLLRHLLTKIDGNGKEMLDGTRFLDWPSSENQPGVNAGLQALMVMAMDAGNEMCILLNDKELAQQCAEASSKLKKQVPSANNSKQAAALMSIAGLMDPIKADKEIISQGGPKNFSTFYGYYMLRAMAKGGNFQGALDVIRTYWGSMLDLGATTFWEDFNMEWLPDAAPIDNLVPAGKKDIHGDYGDYCYKGFRHSLCHGWASGPTSWLTEYVLGFKVLEPGCKVVKVEPHLGDLQWAEGSLPTPQGLLTVRHEKKSDGSIRTTVKAPKGVKVIY comes from the coding sequence ATGAAAATATTCAGCCTTTTGGCTTCACTTATTTTTTTAACTTTTTCCATACAGGGGCATTCCCAATTGCCTCCTGTATGGAATACAGTTCATGCCGAATCACTGCAAAAAGATCAGCGGGCACGAACTTATCTTCCTCCAACCCGTATTGTGTGGAAATCTCATGATGGCAATGATCTGATAGCGGGCGAAGAAAATTTACTTCACGCCGGAAACGGACAGACGGATCTATCCAATAGTCGTATATGTGTAATGAAGAGTACTTCGACCGAATATCCTTCAATTATCCTTGATTTTGGAAAAGAACTGCAAGGGGGGATTCAGTTTGTAACCGGCATGCCCGGTTCGCAGAAACCGGTTAATATTCGTGTTCGCTTCGGCGAATCGGTTAGTGAAACCATGAGCGATGTTGGAATCAAAGGGGCAACAAACGATCATGCCATGCGCGATTTTAATCTTGCCCTTTCATGGTTGGGTGTGAGGGAAGTGGGAAACTCCGGATTCCGCTTTGTGCGTATTGATTTATTGGATCCGGAAACAGAGCTTCAGCTTAAGGAGGTACGGGCTATTTTTACTTACCGCGATATTGAATACAAAGGTTCGTTCCGTTGTAGTGACGAACGGCTAAACAAAATATGGATGACAGGCGCGTATACTGTACATCTTAACATGCAGGAATACCTTTGGGATGGTATTAAGCGAGATCGTCTGGTATGGGTGGGCGATATGCATCCGGAGATTATGACGATCAACAGTGTTTTTGGTTATAACGAGGTTGTACCTAAAAGTCTGGATCTTATCCGTGATATTACGCCTCTTCCGCAGTGGATGAATGGGATAAGTTCTTATTCAATCTGGTGGTTACTTATTCAGCACGACTGGTATTTGTATCAAGGAGATAAGGCTTATTTGAAAGAGCAGCAACCATATTTATCGGGTTTGCTTCGCCATTTGCTGACTAAAATAGATGGGAATGGAAAGGAAATGTTGGATGGAACCCGTTTTCTTGATTGGCCTTCAAGTGAGAACCAACCTGGCGTAAATGCAGGTTTGCAGGCTTTGATGGTGATGGCTATGGATGCAGGAAACGAAATGTGCATACTTCTTAATGATAAAGAGCTTGCTCAACAGTGTGCTGAGGCTTCTTCTAAATTGAAGAAACAGGTACCATCGGCCAATAACTCAAAACAAGCGGCAGCTTTAATGTCAATTGCCGGATTAATGGATCCGATAAAGGCCGATAAGGAAATTATTAGTCAGGGAGGTCCCAAAAACTTTTCAACCTTTTATGGTTATTACATGCTTCGGGCTATGGCAAAAGGCGGAAATTTTCAGGGAGCACTGGATGTAATCCGGACATACTGGGGATCTATGCTTGACCTTGGCGCCACTACGTTTTGGGAAGATTTTAACATGGAATGGCTTCCTGATGCAGCGCCGATAGACAACCTTGTTCCGGCAGGGAAAAAAGATATACATGGAGATTACGGAGACTACTGTTACAAGGGCTTTAGGCATAGTCTATGTCACGGTTGGGCTTCCGGACCTACTTCGTGGTTAACGGAATACGTACTCGGATTTAAAGTGCTTGAACCTGGTTGCAAGGTTGTAAAAGTGGAACCTCATTTGGGTGATCTGCAATGGGCCGAAGGTTCGTTGCCTACACCGCAAGGTTTACTAACGGTAAGACATGAAAAGAAGTCTGACGGAAGCATTCGTACAACAGTAAAGGCCCCGAAAGGTGTGAAGGTTATTTATTGA
- a CDS encoding family 78 glycoside hydrolase catalytic domain encodes MFKTSVIYFLLALGTLSGCQTINKEVAVNELRSEYLDNPLGLDTPSPRFTWNFASAKKEFAQKYYQIRVSTSPELLAQGKADVWNSPKVESPVSRAVYSGDMPLVSHQKYYWNVTVWDESGKECPPSVASSFEMAKMNKADWKAQWITDKNDKEFEPAPLFRKTFNANKKVVSARAYIAGAGYFELFVNGQRVGENYLDPGYTHFDKRILYVTHDITPLLVSGENAVGVVLGNGWYNIQSKAVWDFEKARWRDRPRLLCEIRLTYSDGTTETIASDDSWKTATGPYTYNNIYSGDMYDARLEQEGWDKPAFDDVKWTNAVITKEPAPLLVAQTMPGIRITEEIKPVSMKAFSNKLYVFSFPKNMAGACRLSVKGKSGTTITVKHGELLMKDGRLEQGNINVYYHPEKKKEVFQMDVYTLKGTGKAEVFMPHFCYHGFQFVEIESTEPIELTEENLTGLFMHTDLKQVGQFSSSNELLNKIWAATNQAYRSNIHSIPTDCPQREKNGWTADAHVATDLALLNFDGITLYEKWMNDFKDNQRDSIGDISGIIPSSGWGYGEWIGPVWDAAMFIIPNNLYNYYGDSRAIEKLYPTMERYLEYLKTKETEGYLAYGLGDWVFYKTQTPNEYTSTAYYYLDYSLMARFAQLLGKDAAPFQKKADEIKALINKKYFNPATGIYANGSQTAQALALYLQLVPEGKEQLVAGKLLEAVKTTNHFLDFGLLGSKTVPAMLTKYGYVEDAYLMVTKTEAPSWGYFVKTMGYSTLPETWTMSPEFKDASLNHVFMGDVSAWMYNCLAGINYDSAKPGFEHILIRPYFVKDLQWVKGEYKSVKGLIRSEWKREGKSITMEVEIPAGTTATVFADKEYTVGSGVHNFVVK; translated from the coding sequence ATGTTTAAGACTAGCGTTATTTATTTTTTATTGGCTTTGGGAACGCTTAGCGGGTGTCAAACAATAAATAAAGAGGTAGCCGTAAACGAGCTTCGCAGCGAATATCTGGATAATCCGTTAGGACTGGATACCCCATCGCCCCGCTTTACATGGAATTTTGCTTCCGCTAAAAAGGAGTTTGCGCAGAAATATTATCAGATAAGAGTATCTACTTCACCCGAATTACTTGCGCAAGGTAAGGCGGACGTATGGAATTCTCCCAAAGTGGAAAGTCCGGTAAGCCGTGCGGTTTACTCCGGAGATATGCCATTAGTTTCTCATCAGAAGTATTACTGGAACGTAACGGTTTGGGATGAATCAGGAAAAGAGTGTCCTCCTTCTGTTGCTTCCTCTTTCGAAATGGCTAAGATGAATAAAGCCGATTGGAAAGCACAGTGGATTACTGATAAGAATGATAAAGAATTTGAGCCGGCTCCCCTGTTTAGAAAGACGTTTAACGCGAATAAAAAAGTTGTATCTGCCCGGGCTTATATTGCGGGTGCCGGATATTTTGAATTGTTTGTAAACGGACAGCGGGTAGGAGAGAACTACCTTGATCCGGGTTATACTCATTTTGATAAGCGGATTCTCTATGTTACGCACGATATTACGCCTCTTCTGGTTTCCGGCGAAAATGCAGTTGGTGTTGTTTTAGGGAATGGTTGGTATAACATTCAGAGTAAAGCGGTATGGGATTTTGAAAAGGCGCGTTGGCGTGATCGTCCGCGTTTGCTTTGCGAAATCCGGTTGACTTACTCCGATGGAACTACCGAAACAATTGCTTCGGATGATAGTTGGAAAACAGCAACAGGTCCTTATACCTATAATAATATTTACAGCGGCGATATGTATGACGCCCGTCTGGAACAAGAGGGATGGGACAAACCTGCGTTTGATGATGTTAAATGGACAAATGCGGTGATTACTAAAGAGCCGGCTCCGTTATTGGTTGCCCAAACGATGCCGGGAATCCGTATCACCGAAGAGATAAAGCCTGTTTCCATGAAGGCTTTCAGTAATAAACTATATGTTTTTTCTTTTCCAAAGAATATGGCAGGAGCATGTCGACTTAGTGTTAAAGGAAAATCAGGAACGACTATAACGGTCAAGCATGGAGAGTTGCTAATGAAAGACGGTCGACTGGAACAAGGAAATATCAATGTGTATTACCATCCCGAAAAGAAAAAGGAAGTCTTTCAGATGGATGTCTATACGTTAAAAGGAACTGGCAAAGCCGAAGTTTTTATGCCTCACTTCTGTTATCATGGGTTTCAGTTTGTGGAGATAGAAAGTACGGAACCTATTGAGCTGACCGAAGAGAATCTGACAGGGTTGTTTATGCATACCGACCTGAAACAGGTGGGACAGTTTAGTTCGTCCAATGAATTGCTTAATAAAATATGGGCGGCAACCAATCAGGCATATCGCAGTAATATTCATAGCATACCAACAGATTGCCCTCAACGCGAGAAGAATGGCTGGACAGCCGATGCTCATGTGGCAACCGATCTTGCCTTGCTGAACTTTGATGGCATAACACTTTACGAAAAGTGGATGAACGATTTTAAGGATAATCAGCGCGACTCCATTGGCGACATTTCCGGTATTATTCCTTCCAGTGGATGGGGTTACGGCGAATGGATAGGTCCGGTTTGGGATGCAGCGATGTTTATCATACCCAATAATCTGTATAATTATTACGGTGATAGCCGTGCGATCGAAAAGCTTTATCCAACAATGGAAAGATACCTGGAGTACCTCAAAACAAAGGAGACCGAAGGATATCTGGCTTATGGCCTTGGCGACTGGGTATTTTACAAGACGCAAACGCCAAACGAATATACTTCTACAGCGTATTACTACCTGGATTATTCGTTGATGGCTCGCTTTGCTCAGTTGCTTGGAAAAGATGCAGCTCCATTCCAAAAGAAAGCCGATGAGATAAAGGCGCTTATCAATAAAAAATACTTCAATCCAGCAACGGGTATTTATGCCAACGGGTCCCAAACAGCTCAGGCTTTGGCATTATACCTGCAGCTTGTTCCCGAAGGAAAAGAGCAACTGGTGGCCGGTAAACTGCTGGAAGCCGTAAAGACAACCAATCATTTCCTCGACTTCGGTCTGCTGGGCAGCAAAACAGTTCCGGCTATGCTTACCAAGTACGGCTATGTGGAAGATGCCTACCTGATGGTGACTAAAACAGAGGCTCCTTCATGGGGTTACTTTGTAAAGACAATGGGTTACTCTACTTTACCCGAAACATGGACAATGAGTCCAGAGTTTAAAGATGCATCTTTAAACCATGTATTTATGGGCGATGTAAGTGCATGGATGTACAATTGTCTGGCTGGCATCAACTACGATTCTGCCAAACCTGGATTCGAACACATCCTGATTCGTCCTTATTTTGTTAAAGATTTACAGTGGGTAAAAGGCGAATACAAGTCTGTGAAGGGATTGATTCGCAGCGAATGGAAGCGCGAAGGCAAATCCATTACGATGGAAGTGGAAATTCCCGCTGGAACAACTGCAACCGTATTTGCCGACAAGGAATATACGGTTGGATCGGGCGTACATAACTTTGTTGTTAAATAG